The genomic region GGCCTTCTTCGCCGAGCCCATCAACGGCGTGGGGGGCGTGATCACCCCCGAGCCCGAATACTTCCCAGGAGCCTACGAGGTCGTGAAAAAATACGGGGGGCTCTTCATCTCGGACGAGGTCCAGACCGGGATGGGACGCACCGGCAACGACTTTCTAGGCATACAGAAATGGGGGGTGCGCCCGGACATGGTCACCCTGGCCAAGGGCCTGGCCAACGGCTACCCCATCGGGGCCGTCGTCACCACCCGGGAAATAGCCTCCTCCATGAAAGGCAAACTGCACTACAACACTTTCGGGGGCTCCCCGGTGCAGATGGCCGCGGCCGGGGCGGTGCTCGACGTCTATGATCAGGAGAGCCTCGCCGCCAACGCCCACGAGGTGGGAAGCTACCTTTTGGACAAGCTTGGCGAGCTTGTCCAAAGGCGAGAGGCCGTCGGCGAGGTGCGCGGCAAGGGGCTCATGATAGGAGTCGAGCTCGTCAAGGACAAGAAAACCAAGGAGCCAGCCCCGGAGATGACGCTCCGAATCCTGGATATTATGAAGGACCGCGGGGTCCTCATCGGCAAGGGGGGAATGGCCGGAAACGTCCTGCGCATAAAGCCGCCTCTTTGCCTGGCCAAGGCCGACGCCGAGGTCATCGCCCAGGCGCTGGACGAGGCGCTGGCTCAAGAGGAGCTTTAGGGAATTTTTGAGTCAAGCATCTTCTTAATGACATATTCCCGCCGCGCTTGGGCTTGGATGCGCTTGGAGTCTTCCTGAATCCGTATCTGCGCCGCGTGTATTCTGTCATAAATCTCCGAATAGCCAGAATATTTCCTCGCGTTTTTAAGGATTCTTCCCGCGGCCTTGAGCTTCGCGAATTCACCCCAGGAGCCCGAAGCCAAGAAGAACTGCTCATCGCTCTTTAATTGATCCTTTAAAAAGGTCAGGGAACGAACCGCCATCTTTTCCAATTCCACGATTTGCTCCAAATGTTTTTTGGCTGATTCCTCGGCATTGAAAGGAGCTTGGGCTTTTGCCTTATCCCAACTTGCCATGATTTCATTTAAAGCGAAATTCACGAAGATTTCAAAATCCCCCACCTCCCTCGTTGCCATGTTCCGGATTTTGATGCGCTCTTCGCGCAGGAACATCTTGTCCGCTTCTGTATACCCCGATTTATAATCGTCCTCAACGACCTCTGGAGCAGGTTGCCTCTCGAGCACATAACCTGAAATAGGGTCCCGACCATCATCCCCTGGCAAGTCAGGTAGAATACCCAATGCAGACTGCAAAGCCAGGGGAACCAGCGCTACAACAACGGCGAATATCAATAGATTTTTATTCATACACATAAGATAGAGACTTATCCTGAAAATTTACAGGGCCATAGGACCTATTGGGACTTGGGCCGAAAGCACCATATGAAATTGCCGCCAAATTCTCCCCTTGAAAACCGGGCGATATCCCTGTATCCTTAGGGCCGTGGCAAGAAATATCATTCTCGCCTTCATCCTCTCCACAAATATGGTTATGTCCGTGACCATATCGGCCGCGGACACCCCCTGGTGGCAGCGGGGAAATCCCAGCGAACCTCCTCCTGAAGCGGAAATGGACAGCTGGCCCGTGATTGACCCTAGGACGATATCGGCCGAGGAATGCCTAAAAGCCGGCGCGGCCGTTCGATCCGAGGCCTGCCTCAAATATTTTCTCGGCGCCGTCGTGCAGGTGGCGACCGAAGAGGACTCCAAGGGCGAACCGACGAGCTGGGGAAGCGGCTTCTTCATTGATAAGGAGCTGGTGGTCACCAATTGGCATGTGGTGAAGGGGCTAAACCTCGGGCAGGAGGTGACCTTGCGCTGGCTCTTTAGGCCCGGGCCTGGAATGGCCCCGCCCAGGGGCAAGGCCGTGGTGGCGGCCAAGAATTTCTACCGGGATTTGGCGATTCTCAAGCTCAAGGAGCCTCGCTTCTCGGCCTTCCTGCAACTGGAAAGCGACCCCGGGAACATGAAAGGAATGAACGTGGCGGCCATCGGCTTTCCCGCCCGGTACATCAAGAGGGCTGAATTCGTGACCGAAGGCCAGGTGATGGCCTATCCGGTTTCGGCAAACGTGGACCAATATTGGCCCCGCAGCCTCGTCTCGATCTCGGCCACCATATTCGGGGGAAACTCGGGAGGCCCTCTCATCTCCCGGGACAGCAAGAAGGTCGTGGGCGTCATATGCTCGAGATACGGGGACGGCTACAACGAGGCCGTGCCCGTGGATTCCCTGCGGCACTTTCTAGGACGGTTCAAGAAGGGCAAGCCCACCGCTTCAGGCTGGCTCGGGATGGAAAAATCGGCCTGGTACGAGGAAACCCTAAAAATCGCCGGGAAGGAAATTCCCGGCTTGAAAATACTGAAGGTAAAGGCCCCCGCCGCATCCGCAAAGGATTATAAGGACGCGCCGCTAGGGCCTTACGACGAGAATGCCTGGATCGTCGCGATCAACGGCCAGGACATAAAGGCCTTAAAGGCCTGGGCCCAGCAATACGGGGACAAAAGGATATACACCCCGGCCCAGGCCGTGGCTCTTTTTTCCATGCAGTATTTCGAGGGGGACCGGCTGCTCTTGACCTTGTATAACGGCGGGCGGCTTGTGGAAAGGCCCACGGGCCTCCTGGCCCGGCCGGATAGCCCTCCCTGGGTCTTCACCTCCCAGCCATAGCCGGATGATACCGCCATCTTCGGCCATACGCCGCAGGCTGGGGCTCGTATTCATCCTCTCCGGCCTTCTGCATCTGGGCTTCATGCTGCTCGCCATATTCTATTCCCAGGGCAAAATCCCCGTCCTCATCACCGCCGCCATGTGGAGCCGGATCTATTTCGGCCACTTCCTGTTCATGGTCCTGGGAGGAGCAAGCCTGCTGTTCTTTAGCTACCGCAACACGGGCCTCTTCTTTGCCCAGAACCTCGTCGAGTTCATGCTCGGGGTGGGGGCCTTCGTCATCCTGTTTTCAGCGGCGGGAGCGATTCTGGCCAAGGGGAGGGGCTCTCCCTGGATTTCATTGGGGCCGGGGGGATTTCTTCTCTACTACGGGTTCAGGCTCGCGACGCGCGGACCGGGCTGAAGATTCGGAAGTTATCCACAAAAACTTCCCGGGAGTTTTTGTGGATAACCTAGTGTAGCTGCGGCAAATTCCTGTAGCAGTTATCATAGAGGACGGGATATCCGCCCCACTTCTCATACACGACCGTCTCCCGACCCCAAGCTATCAGATTCGCAAGGCCCTCCCCCTTCGGGGCCACGGCGGCCGTTTGCGTCAAAAGCTTGCAAAAGGCGTTTTTCCAGCAGGGGTACAGATACTCAAACTCGGACGGCCTGTATTTGATCCGCGCTCGCTTGTCCTCGGGCTCCGGCAAATACAGGAAATGCCTGGGCGACGAATAAAAATTGGCGTACAATGCCCGGTAAACGGGCATATCCTCGGGGCCAATCTCCAGTTCATAGTCAGAGGATATGAGCCGGTAAGACCCGGCGGGAGAAATACGCCGAATCCCATTCTCGATCATTCTTTTAAGCAATTGCGCCTGCTTAAGCGCCCTCAACGCGGCGAAATAGCGTCCCATGGCGACCTTGATCTCCTCGGAGGGCTTTTGCGCGAAGGACGGCGTGTCCGTTTTGACGGCTTCAGCCCTGATTGTCGGAGAGGCCGCAACCCAGCCGGCGACGACAAAAAACGCGATGGCGCCTTGCATGCAGTTTTTATAACAATAACGGGAGAGGAAGGGATGGGTCGGAGGTCCTAAGGATCAGGCGGCAAACGGCCTATGCTATTTCACCCACTTTTGCTTCAGCCAAAAAACGAACCGGGCTCACGCAAAAATCCTTGCCCTTGAAGCGGCTTTCCCACTCCTTCAACGCCGCGGTCCGGAACACGCGGGACATGGCGCCGCTCAGCCGCGCCCGGTGGCGCATGGGATCGTCGGCCAGGTTCCGGAGCCTGGATAACCCCAGGCAGTCGAGGAGGGATACCGCAAATCCCTTCTCCACCGCGGCCACGGCGAGCTCTCGGCCGTCCTTGGCCCGGTAGAGGCGGTAAAAGGGATGGGCCCCGTTCCACCAGAAGCGGCCGAGACTGGGGTCCTTGCCCGTGGCCTTGAGATGGCCGAGGGGAATCACGAGCCAGGAATGAACCGCTTGTGCTAGGGAGAGCTGTAGTTGCCGCCCTTTCCCAGTTTGGCCGCGCTCGAGGAGTGCCGCCAAAATCCCGGACACGGCCCCCATGCTCCCAGCCAGGTCCGCGATCTGAGTCGGGGGGAAGGCGATTCTCCCCTCGGAGTTTCCCAGTCCCAGGAAGCCGCTTGCGGCCAGGAAGTTCAGGTCATGCCCGGCCTTGCGGCCCATGGGCCCCTGGGACGGATAGCCCGTGATCGAGCAGTAAATGAGCCTGGGGTTCAAGCGTTGGACGGCTCTAAAGCCGAGCCCCAGGCGCTCCATGAGGCCGGGACGAAATCCCTCCACCAGGACGTCCGAGGCTTTGATCAAGCTCTGAAGCCTTCTCATCCCTTCTCGCTTTCTAAAATCAAAGCACAGGCGCTTTTTACCTTGATTGACCATCCAATACGTGGAGCCCACGTTCCCGATCTTGGGGGGAAGATCGCGGGTCATGTCCCCGAAATGGGGAAGCTCCACCCGGGTCACTTGGCAGCCCATGTCGGCAAGGACCTGGGTGGCATAGGGGCCGGGAAGCAATTTGCTAAAATCAAGGACCCGAAGGCGGGGAAATCCCTTGAACGGGATTCCGATCCCGCCCAGAGGGCGGCCGGGCAAATTATTTTTGGGCATGCAGGGCGAGTATATCATTGAACGACGAGACTGAAAAGCACATCCAATTGGCCGAGCGCTACGGCGCCCCTAATTACGCTCCCTTGCCCGTCGTTTTGGAGAAAGGGCAGGGTATCTACGTCTGGGACGTGGAGGGAAAGCGCTACTTCGATTTTTTGAGCGCCTACTCGGCTCTAAACCAAGGCCATTGCCATCCCAAAATCTGGGCCGCGGCGTCGGCCCAGATGGGGAAACTGACTTTAACCTCGCGCGCCTTTCACAATACCCTTATGGGCCCTTTGCTCAAGAAAATCTGCGAGCTCACGGGCCAAGAAATGGCCCTTCCCATGAACTCCGGGGCCGAGGCCGTGGAGACCGCGATCAAGGCCATGCGGCGCTGGGGCTATTTGCGCAAGGGGATCGCCTCCAATAGGGCCGAGATCATCGTCTGCCAGGGTAACTTCCACGGCCGCACCACGACCATAGTCGGCTTCTCCTCGGACCCGGACTCCTACTCCCATTTCGGCCCCAAGACCCCGGGATTTAAAATCATTCCCCATGGCTCGGCCAAGGCTCTAGAGACGGCGATCACTCCCTACACTTGCGGATTCTTACTGGAGCCCATCCAAGGCGAAGCCGGGGTCAATATCCCGCCTGCGGGCTACCTCAAGAAGGCCCGTGAGATCTGCGCCAAGCGCCGCGTGCTTTTCTGCGCGGATGAAATCCAGACCGGACTTGGCCGCACCGGGAAGATGTTTTGCGTCGAGCACGAGGCGGTCCAGCCAGACCTCATCATCCTAGGAAAGGCCCTCTCCGGAGGGTTTTACCCTATCTCGGCCGTGGCCGGCTCAAAAGAAATACTGGGCCTACTTGCCCCGGGCACCCATGGCAGCACCTTCGGCGGCAACCCCCTGGCCTCGGCGATCGGCCTGGCGGCCCTGGACGTGATAGTCAAGGAGAACCTCCCGGCCCGCGCCGCCCAGCTCGGCCAGCATTTCTTGAAGCGCCTTAAATCATTGAAGAGCCCCTATATCCGAGAGGCTCGCGGAAAGGGACTTCTCATCGCCCTGGAGCTTAAAACCTTGGCCCGGCCCTACTGCGAGAAGCTCATGGCCTTGGGGCTTCTGGCCAAGGAAACCCACGGCACCATTATTCGCCTGGCCCCGCCGCTCGTCATCTCCCAGAAGGAGCTCGACCAGGCCTTCGAGCTGATCAGGAAAGCCCTGGCGTAGCCCCCGTCCTCTGAACCGCGCTTTTGACAGCCCCTCCGGGAAACTGGTATAGTGCGCAGGCAGGGCAAGTCTTCCGGTTCCATTTCTTAATTTCTCTTTATTTATACTTATAAAAATGGGAAAAACAAACAAAAAATCGGCATCAGAGGCGCTTTGGACCCGAAGAAATTCCCTAGTTTCCACAGGGACGGCGGCTTACACATCCATCGTGGCCGAGCGCGCCCAAAACGCCACTATTTGGGACGTGGACGGAAAATCCTACATTGACTTCGCCGGGGGGATCGGGGCCTTGAACGTGGGGCATTGCCACCCCGCGGTGGTGGCGGCCCTGCGGGATCAAGCCGAGAAGCTCCTCCACACATCCTTCCATGTCGCGGCCTACCCCGGCTACATCGAGGTTTGCCGCAGGCTCGTCGAGATCGCGCCGGGGCCCGGCCCCAAGAAGGCCATTCTCTTCAACAGCGGCTCGGAGGCCGTGGAGAACGCGGTCAAGTTCGCCCGGGCCTTCACTAAAAGAAAAGGCGTCATCAGCTTCGACTACGCCTTCCACGGCCGCACCTTGCTGTGCCTGGCCTTGGACGGCAAGTACAAGCCCCTGCGCCAGGGCTTCGGGCCCGCCCCGGCCGAGATATACCGGGCGAGATTTCCCTACGCTTACAGGGCGCCGGAAGGAATC from Elusimicrobiota bacterium harbors:
- a CDS encoding trypsin-like peptidase domain-containing protein, with the translated sequence MARNIILAFILSTNMVMSVTISAADTPWWQRGNPSEPPPEAEMDSWPVIDPRTISAEECLKAGAAVRSEACLKYFLGAVVQVATEEDSKGEPTSWGSGFFIDKELVVTNWHVVKGLNLGQEVTLRWLFRPGPGMAPPRGKAVVAAKNFYRDLAILKLKEPRFSAFLQLESDPGNMKGMNVAAIGFPARYIKRAEFVTEGQVMAYPVSANVDQYWPRSLVSISATIFGGNSGGPLISRDSKKVVGVICSRYGDGYNEAVPVDSLRHFLGRFKKGKPTASGWLGMEKSAWYEETLKIAGKEIPGLKILKVKAPAASAKDYKDAPLGPYDENAWIVAINGQDIKALKAWAQQYGDKRIYTPAQAVALFSMQYFEGDRLLLTLYNGGRLVERPTGLLARPDSPPWVFTSQP
- a CDS encoding aspartate aminotransferase family protein encodes the protein MEAVLAPTTDEVAALREKHILPLPGPMYSKPLQIVKGRGQFVYDEKGRRYLDAFAGVATVSIGHSHPHFLKKITEQMQEYFHTTSLYLHPSLGLYARRLIEKVKPANPELDMCFFTNSGSEANELAALIAKNHTGSSEFVALRHAYHGRTMMAMALTGQAAWRHSTPYPFGVTHAPADYTYRRPKGMTPKEFAQYCVTELEDTIRASTSGRIAAFFAEPINGVGGVITPEPEYFPGAYEVVKKYGGLFISDEVQTGMGRTGNDFLGIQKWGVRPDMVTLAKGLANGYPIGAVVTTREIASSMKGKLHYNTFGGSPVQMAAAGAVLDVYDQESLAANAHEVGSYLLDKLGELVQRREAVGEVRGKGLMIGVELVKDKKTKEPAPEMTLRILDIMKDRGVLIGKGGMAGNVLRIKPPLCLAKADAEVIAQALDEALAQEEL
- the rocD gene encoding ornithine--oxo-acid transaminase encodes the protein MNDETEKHIQLAERYGAPNYAPLPVVLEKGQGIYVWDVEGKRYFDFLSAYSALNQGHCHPKIWAAASAQMGKLTLTSRAFHNTLMGPLLKKICELTGQEMALPMNSGAEAVETAIKAMRRWGYLRKGIASNRAEIIVCQGNFHGRTTTIVGFSSDPDSYSHFGPKTPGFKIIPHGSAKALETAITPYTCGFLLEPIQGEAGVNIPPAGYLKKAREICAKRRVLFCADEIQTGLGRTGKMFCVEHEAVQPDLIILGKALSGGFYPISAVAGSKEILGLLAPGTHGSTFGGNPLASAIGLAALDVIVKENLPARAAQLGQHFLKRLKSLKSPYIREARGKGLLIALELKTLARPYCEKLMALGLLAKETHGTIIRLAPPLVISQKELDQAFELIRKALA
- a CDS encoding CoA transferase; the encoded protein is MPKNNLPGRPLGGIGIPFKGFPRLRVLDFSKLLPGPYATQVLADMGCQVTRVELPHFGDMTRDLPPKIGNVGSTYWMVNQGKKRLCFDFRKREGMRRLQSLIKASDVLVEGFRPGLMERLGLGFRAVQRLNPRLIYCSITGYPSQGPMGRKAGHDLNFLAASGFLGLGNSEGRIAFPPTQIADLAGSMGAVSGILAALLERGQTGKGRQLQLSLAQAVHSWLVIPLGHLKATGKDPSLGRFWWNGAHPFYRLYRAKDGRELAVAAVEKGFAVSLLDCLGLSRLRNLADDPMRHRARLSGAMSRVFRTAALKEWESRFKGKDFCVSPVRFLAEAKVGEIA